DNA from Brassica napus cultivar Da-Ae chromosome C4, Da-Ae, whole genome shotgun sequence:
GACCCATCACAAGCATAAGCTGGGCACCTGATGGTTCCCACGTTGCACTTGGCCTCAACAACTCTCAAGTCCAGCTTTGGGATTCTTCATCCATCCGCATGATAAGAACTTTGAACGGTGTCCACCACTCTAGAGTAGGATCACTTGCATGGAACAATCACATCCTCACAACCGGAGGAATGGACGGGAACATTATCAACATCGATGTCAGGATCAGGTCGCATGTTGTGGGAACTTACAGAGGTCACACTGGAGAGATTTGTGGACTCAAGTGGTCAGGTTCTGGAATGCAGCTTGCTAGTGGTGGCAACGATAATGTGGTTCACGTATGGGATCGCTCTTCTGCGTCTTCGAGATGGCTGCACAGGCTTGAGGAACATACTTCTGCCGTGAAAGCTCTTGCTTGGTGCCCCTTCCAATCGAATTTGCTTGCAACTGGTGGTGGTGGAACAGATGGGGCGATCAAGTTCTGGAACACTCACACCGGAGCTTGCTTGAACTCTGTAGACACAGGATCCCAAGTGTGTGCTTTGTTGTGGAGCAAGAATGACAGAGAGTTGCTTAGCTCACATGGGTTTTCTCAGAACCACCTTGCACTTTGGAAGTACCCATCCTTGGTGAAAATGGCTGAGCTCACTGGCCATGCATCAAGAGTTCTGTATATGACACAGAGTCCTGATGGCTCTACCGTTGCTTTAGCTGCAGGAGACGAGAGTTTGAGGTTTTGGGATGTTTTTGGAATGCCAGACACTGCCAAAAAACCTGATCAGAAAGCAGCCCATGAGCCATTTTCTCCCGTGACTCGTATCCGTTGAAACTGTCATAACAACAAAGCCATTAATCGttacagaattttttttttctttcttgtattTCCAAGTAAACTTTTCTAATCAAAGTTGTTGAGTCAAACATATGTTTCAGTTGTCCATATCGTTTAACCTCGCTTCCTTATTTGTTCGAGATCAAACTTTGGTTACTGTATGGAAAAATATAGTGCTTTGAATAAAAGGAACGACAATCATACATAGATCAAAGTTGTCCACTATATTGTATATAGTAAACTTCCAAGCGAACTAGCCTCTCAAGAAACGATTTCACGCTAACCTACTAAGGACAAATCACTACAAATTCGAGTGACATATTCTCAAACCACATAAAGTTACCGTCTACAAATGACTCCAGATGCAATGCAACAGTTTCCAAAAACAGGCAAAGGAGGCAGAGCGGAATGGTAAAGTATCAACAAGCAGTATAGCCTAGCCtacttttgaaattttatttgttgttgTTGCGGAAAGATCAGAAATGCCACATATTCATTTTTCAAAGCTACATGATATAAACAAAGGTCAATAAAAAGAATCCCAAAGGATTCACCATTGATCATCCaataaacaaaaaccaaaacctTCTCAGTTTCCGGAGAAAGAACAGACAAAGCCTAATATGTGTATGCATATCACACCTATtctaataatttgttttaagaaattAGATTATGTGAATGCATGGCACTGATAATACCTAATATCTTATAATCTTGGACACAATCACTACCTAACTTGATACCgtagaagccggaaaaccggactcACATAAACGATGATATAAAAGTGATGTTAAGGAAAATAGACGATTGTAAAAATCAAATACAAcaacgataagaaatcgtattcgcaaacGAACATGGAATCGAGATATAATATatttccttaactctaaatattcgctctgttagtgagacgggactgtacgaatatggagtcccaggatacaaccatggccgACGAATCACGcttcactcgtgatcgccctatcgaactataaactctacgaaacactctcgtatTTATGACTTACGCTAAGGGAATTTTTGCTATATGTTTTGATGTGAAAAAAAGATTGGAAATGAAGGAGGAGGAGAGTCGATATTTAAAGAGAAGGAGAAGCCCCACTTCCAgcaacagctgctgcacgtgAGCGAGAATATcgcggagatcgagggaagttgagttGTGAAACTTATTCCcaagactctctcttatctccTTTAAAACTTTCGAGAGGATAAAATgcatgatgtttttattttctagacaaactacttgtcgttttaaattaaattgcACGTTGTTTTTTCCCAAAATGAATGacaaaacgttgagcttaacttggtccaaaaagaaccTTATTGGGTAGAaggccctccaccaagacccGAGCCAGTAGGACAGCGGCGACACGCTTGTGGAGAGCCTCCCTCTCTCCCTGAGTCGTTTACACCCTTATGTCATGGGAACATATATAAACTACTCCCATAAGCTTTTGTTCCCCGATGTGGGACAAGCTTAATCTTCTCTTCATTTAATCGATAAGGCCACTAATGGGCCATTTCTTTTCACTgatttacaattatttttataagccTTGGACTTTAAATAATTGACCcaacaatctcccacttgaataaaaatgactttaaacatatgcagactaaatgaagactcgatagactctaaaaaCTATACTCATTCTAATCCTGACTAGATTAAacagacttatcgagagtgtttacgaaaaattcactgtgtttgagttggtggcatttttaagccttgaaccactcatagttaatatctgtcgTGTTTACTTTACCAGATGAACATGATGTTTTGAACCAACCAGTGTTTTATGTAGACCGATACAACATgcataacgcagcttcattttctcgtaggacttagttctctattatgttcattgtggccctgaactattcctggttttcatgagtgaacttagagaatattaccttgcattcattctcctaataacggccccatttcacactcattaggtgattgaccatgaaaacTATTGGGTAATACTTCACTttagaagctatggaatcattaaaagcttatgtGTATCCTTCTTacatttgttagcacttttatcatcttaggagctgagaagagactactttgtctcaagtgctttggttagattctgtttgattttgttttccttttgaaactacgtcttgggatctccagtcatgataggtagggttgcaatcaagcatcctcgttcgttataggc
Protein-coding regions in this window:
- the LOC125585429 gene encoding cell division cycle 20.2, cofactor of APC complex-like; the encoded protein is MNAGMNWKEHGRKIPKENLDRFIPNRSAMDFDFAHHALTEALIEARDGKKKEARELSPSKEAYRKRLAETLGLNRTRILAFRNKPQPPLHSHYHSASLHQQPLKPRRRRIPQSCSKVLDAPNILDDFYLNLLDWGSRNVLAIALGHTLCLWDASTGSVSEFMTIEEDQGPITSISWAPDGSHVALGLNNSQVQLWDSSSIRMIRTLNGVHHSRVGSLAWNNHILTTGGMDGNIINIDVRIRSHVVGTYRGHTGEICGLKWSGSGMQLASGGNDNVVHVWDRSSASSRWLHRLEEHTSAVKALAWCPFQSNLLATGGGGTDGAIKFWNTHTGACLNSVDTGSQVCALLWSKNDRELLSSHGFSQNHLALWKYPSLVKMAELTGHASRVLYMTQSPDGSTVALAAGDESLRFWDVFGMPDTAKKPDQKAAHEPFSPVTRIR